AAAGAAGCTTAAATACTTTTTAGCCAAAAAAAAATTAAGGTCTTCGCTGCTGGATCTAATAACTATTTTCTCGTAAAACATTATTCATACCGTGACAAATGTCATGCAATTTCTCTTTGATTCTTACTAATATTGTTAGTGAATCGGAGGTCCGTCCCCCTTAAACCTGCATACACCTCAAGATGAAAAATCAGAAAATCAATGCTGTTTTTCTAGTTCTTGGCCTGGTCTGGGTCATCGTTGGATTGCTCATTTATCAAAACTCAAATATCTGGCCACTAGGCTTTCTCTTTCTTCTTGTGGGTTTAATCGGCAGATTTAAACCGCATAAAAAACCTAACTAAATTTTGATTTTATGAGTACCAAAATGGAGCGACATAAGCGATATATTTTCGTGGCTATAATCATTACTACCCTTGGAGTGAGCTTTACTACCACCTTAAAAGATTCCCATGGCACCCTAGGTGTTGTTTTTATTGCCATAGGAGGATTCTTTTTTATTGTTGGAATGAGTTTGAAAAGAAAAGACGAAGCAAAAAAAAAATAGACACATGACAACCGATTTTCCCTTCTTTCACAAGAATTTAATCAGCGCATTAATTCTAGCGATCCTCATACCTTTCTGTATTGGGGCTCAGCATAAATTGCCCATTTCTCGTATTGATTCCGTTTTCAATGATGTAAACAAATCTGGCTCACCCGGATGTGCATTGTTAATCATTCAAAATGATGAAGTCGTATACAGCCGTGGCTACGGATACGCAAATTTGGATTATGAAATTCCAATTGATTCTGGATCCGTAATGTATTTAGGCTCTGTAACCAAACAGTTTGTTGCTGCTGCAATCCTGGAAGCCTCACTCCAAGGTTATCTAACCCTTGATGATGATATTCGTAAGTGGATTCCTGAATTTCCTGAATATTCAAATGTGATTTCCGTACGTCATCTGATACATCACACCAGCGGAATTCGAGATGAGCTCCAACTTCGTGCAGTGGCCAACCTTCCGGAGGACATTACCCGAAAAGAGATTATTGAACTGCTCGTGCGACAAAAGAAACTGAACTTTGAACCAGGAGAACAAGAGCTCTACAGTAATGGAGGCTACTTACTCTTGATTGAAATCTTAGAACGGGCTACGGGTATGACAATGCAAGCCTATTTGCGTCAAGAGTTTTTTAAGCCATTGGGTATGAACTCTGCTGGTTTTGGTCCCTATCAGGGTGCTATACCCCAGTCTTCTTACGGTTTTGTTTCGGTAAAGGATAATTTTATAAGAAAGGCGCATGTAGGTAATGCTCCTGGCGTTCGTATGAATATTAGTGATCTCGGGCGATGGATGGTTGCCCTTGAAGGTGACAACCTTAGTTACAAAGGATTTAAAGATCTTCAGTTGCAAAGAGGAATTCTAAATAATGGAGATACTACCGACTATGCTTTTGGCCTTAATGTTTTGAAGCAAGGAGGACTACCTTTGATATCCCATGGAGGGGCAGGAATGGGATACAGGACAGCCATGGGAATTTATCCTGAAAATAATCTCTCCATTTGCACCATGTGTAATCTCTCAAGTCTTGATGCTGTTCAACTTAACCGAGGGGTATCAGAGATTCTTTTAGAAGAGGAGCTGGGCCCGGATGAGGACGCTGCTTCTTATGAAAAATACCGTAAACCCTGGCCGGCTCCAGAAGGAGAGCCCGTCAAACTGAGTAAGGAAGAATTGACTGAATTTACGGGTAATTATTACGCACCCGAATTGAATGTCATTTTTAAAGTGGAGATTGAAGCTGATTTTCTAAAGGTTGGG
This DNA window, taken from Lutimonas zeaxanthinifaciens, encodes the following:
- a CDS encoding serine hydrolase domain-containing protein, which translates into the protein MTTDFPFFHKNLISALILAILIPFCIGAQHKLPISRIDSVFNDVNKSGSPGCALLIIQNDEVVYSRGYGYANLDYEIPIDSGSVMYLGSVTKQFVAAAILEASLQGYLTLDDDIRKWIPEFPEYSNVISVRHLIHHTSGIRDELQLRAVANLPEDITRKEIIELLVRQKKLNFEPGEQELYSNGGYLLLIEILERATGMTMQAYLRQEFFKPLGMNSAGFGPYQGAIPQSSYGFVSVKDNFIRKAHVGNAPGVRMNISDLGRWMVALEGDNLSYKGFKDLQLQRGILNNGDTTDYAFGLNVLKQGGLPLISHGGAGMGYRTAMGIYPENNLSICTMCNLSSLDAVQLNRGVSEILLEEELGPDEDAASYEKYRKPWPAPEGEPVKLSKEELTEFTGNYYAPELNVIFKVEIEADFLKVGPEGWMRPMLATSKSDQFNSSRAWAQINFIRNEKGVITGFTMNIGRVNGLIMERISHSDYSNIDKYK